The stretch of DNA ttcctctgcagggagaaaatatttcatatagCAGATCATCCATCGGTATGTCTCTCATCTGGCGCCATGTCGAATTTTTCCACTGCTGACCACGAAAAATTGCTCAAGGGGGGCATATCATCCCACCAAAATTCTGTACCTTTAccatgttgatttttttcttacgaaaCACGCCCCTCAAGGCTTTTACAACGCACTTTCTGTGctatttttacttttcacgTGATAAAAATTACAACAGTTCCATAACCTATGCGTATCGATCCAAACCCatagaaaacaacaaaaaaaatatataaaaaatattgaccTACAAATCCTATTCTACTGCACCAGGTATTCTTGCACACCTAATTGAATTACCATTCAGCACCTATAAATACTCAATGCACTCCGGACATCATTTCAGTGACTGTCGGAGTGGCTTTTTGACGCCAAAAATTCGcggataaaatttttttttattaaagtgcTTTTATtggtcaattaatttttttctgtgtgatttatttatgaataataTCTGTTTTTTTGCTCATTGCTGTgtcacaataaaaatattcgagCAATAATCAAACTGCATACAATCGTTTTGTGCAAATAAtggatttaataataatttggacttttattgaaatatccttctgtgaatgaatttaataaggTGTGAAGGGGGTGATGGTGATTTtaaattcagttaaaaatgaaaattagataaaatgaGCTTTTGTGCGTAATTTAGGGTACAATGGGGCAATTTAGTACACTTTTTAgcattctttatttttgtgtgGATTAATTTGTGATATTCCTCACGTTGTTTCGTCTCTATTGTctgatattttaattgaattgtgTTTTTCTActgttttaacccttttgtgacTCTATGATCACTATCTGAAACTCTTTACTAGAGAttgctgaatttatttttcgtttCAAAGATACTTATTTCACTTATTTCATCGTTTTttaatccataaaaaaatataatttttctgtaaaagGAATATTTCACGACAGgtcaaatagaatttatttttgacaatttaaaaaagaaaaacgaattttcCACGGTaggcaataaaattctctaattGTAAGTTAATAGACAACCGACAGAAATGGgttacagtcgtgctctcgtggtaggaccgtcgtcaaaatgacttctccgcggtaaaacggtttcagaatgaagtattttgccttcgcagtgggacaattagtactattggaaaggtaggatactaattgtcccactgcgaaggcaaaattcctcattctgaagccgttttaccgcggagaagtcattttgacgacggtcctaccacgagagcacgactgtaattaaaatagttttttttgggattcaaaaggattttattgacAATGAGCAATATTATTATCTTAtccttaaatttaaatttaaccctatttatgggaaaattaattaaaaagaaatatttgtcatttttttctaacaaaggAATTActtgtgtctgaaagaaacacagctaaattcaaattgaaccTTTCACAAGGTTACCTAATCTAAGCTCGAAAAgcttacctttttttttcttaatgtaattaatgagatttttaaataaaactctttCTATTAAagaaacgaggtaaattgtcgcttcgctccaatttacctcgccccgcttcgcggggatttgttgcgcttcgcgcaaatttcagagagaaaataaattatgatggtttaaaggcagatttgggccacttatcgatcccaaaagaaaaaatttgcaaagagaagaaatcattttcatacaacatatcgggcgcgaaattcaaaaatttgcaaaaaatgcatgacttttatatgggggctacctgaaggggggctttgggggggaaatgaatacggccattcgaaagcgcctgatataaggagtctctgtaccaaatttcatcacgatcggtcaaacggtgtagatttgtatagctgtacagacacgaaatcctttctttattatatagataatgcaaaatatgtcttaaaattaaaagcttcaagAATCACTGgcaatgatttttatatgagCGAAAGGGCCacgcaattttctttctaaaggAACTACTTCTCCATCGTCTCCATCAAAACTCATTTAAAACATCAAGATTTGGGAATTCTTATCACTATCCTCGGGCTCTTTTTCACCCCTAGCAGGGAGTTCTAatagaaaaaagaacttcCCTTTCCATCGTTTGgcattctttaaagaattttcctttcctcACAACTCCCTTCGGTTTGCTTTTCTCGATCCACTAGCATTTTGGGAATGGAGACCATTTAGCGGcaatttgcctttttttctccagCTACTTCCTTGACTTTTGCTTGGGTGCGCCGAACAAAAAAGTGGACCTTTTGCCCTAAGGGTTGCGGATGTTCTTTTACACAAATATTTGtgtttgttgaagaaaaatctttgcgGATAAGAAGGGATTTTCTCAAGTGATTTTTAGTatcttttgtgtgtttttttttttctttttaattcttcaacaCCTCCACAGGAGGgataaaagggttaaagggGCATAGAGAGGTATATCAGGAATGAGAGAGGGTGTTAGCATTTGAAGTGCAAGAAAAAGAGTTCCAAACGGcaggaaaatgggaaatgatAGAAAAGATTCGGATTCGGTAAGTTCTTTGGTTTGATTGTTGTGAATCCTTTTCTCCCAGAAGAATTTGCATCCGTTTTCTCTATAAACTCGTTTGTTCTTTTGGAAGGTGAGTGTTGATGTGGAAGTACCACCATCACCGGTACCCGGAATTGGCAATCTCAGTGAATTTGCTTTGGCGCTGGATTTACCAAAACCCCTAACTATTGAtgagaagaaattccttttggcCGTTGAAAGGGGTGATTTAGCCAATGTCCGGAggtttgtttgatttttttctcccttttagCTGTACGTtccctagaaaaaaaaaaccagggTGTTTCTCTCATCAACAGGATGCTCCAGAAAGCAGCACGGAAGCACCACTTCAACATCAATTGTATGGATTCCCTCGGGAGGGGAGCACTCACCCTCGCCATTGATGGGGAAAATCTCGAGATGGTTGAACTCCTTGTGATTATGGGCGTTGAAACACGAGATGCCCTCCTTCAGGCCATCAATGCGGAATTCGTGGAGGCTGTGGAGCTCCTACTGGAGCACGAGGAACTCATCCACAAAGAGGGTGAACTCTACGTGagtaattcaatttatcaccTTCTCCTTCATCCGGTTGCTATTAATTCTTAATCACTCAGAATTACTTTGTTGCAATTTCCGCATGGATTTCCTAATGGAAACATCCGGAATTTCATATATGCTCCTTAGTAAATTGGATATTATTCTGAGCAGTTGCGTTAGTTTGTAGATTATTTTtgtaaccctttaaggaccatTAAagggtttaatttttaatttttgcaattgaaatgatctttttgttttacgcACAATAGAGCTGGCAGAAAGTTGACATCAACACTGCAATGTTCACCCCAGACATCACCCCCCTGACTCTAGCTGCCCATCGCAATAATTACGAAATCCTAAAAATCCTCCTAGATCGGGGGGCCACAATACCCACACCGCATGATGTAAAATGTGGTTGTGAGGAGTGTATTAGGCAATCGTCCGAGGACTCCCTCAGATACTCCCTGTCTCGTGTCAATGAATACCGCGCCTTGTCTAGTCCATCACTGATGGCACTCAGCTCTCCGGATCCCCTCTTGACAGCCTTCAAGCTATCATGGGAGCTCCGAAATCTCGCTCTTGCCGAACAGGAATGTAAATCAGACTACGTAGAGCTACGGCGGCAGTGTCAGCAATTTGCTGTGGATCTCCTGGATCAGTCACGAAGTAGCCAGGAGTTGGCAATTATTCTCAATCATGATCCCGAATCACCGCCGTACATGGATGGGGATACAATGAAATTGGCACGCCTGGAGCTTGCTATTGATTACAAGCAGAAGAAATTTGTGGCGCATCCAAACATCCAGCAACTACTGGCTGCACTCTGGTACGAGGGTGTACCTGGGTTTCGGCGTAAATCTGCAATGCAGAAGATGATGATATGTGTGCGCGTGGCAGTGCTTTTCCCATTTTACTGCACTCTATACATGGTGGCACCCACCTGCTCAACGGCAGAACTTATGAGGAAGCCCTTCATGAAGTTCCTCATCCATGCATCGTCATACCTCTTCTTTCTCTGTGAGTTTCCTCAGTATTTGCATTTCTTTGATATATTCCACCTTAGGCTAAAAAGATGGTGCAATAGTGCTCGGGTATAAGAAGTTGTGAAGACTTGGTAACATCTTTTTGATACAAAAGGGGTAGATATCTGGTTGgaaatttaatctattttgGCAGAAAATCAGCAATAAGCAAGCTCGTAATTTTGCTCTTtcgcaataaaaaattatatttttttgcaaatttattaaataattttgtttatttttaatttttttaaatcaaaaattaatttttagcagAAGGGGCCAAAGAAAACTCTTCAATGTTTCAATCAAAGTTTAATTTTGTCGTAAAggggttaaagaaaattaatatttatcaatgaactgaaaatttcatttgatctATTTGATTGATAGATAAATCTTCAGATGTCTTCAACGTTCTGAAGCAAACTGTTTTGGATTTTCTGCATAATTTCCTCCCTTTGCAATTCACTAATAAATCGCTTTTGAAGAAGCTCTTTGAGTATATGCAATGCAATGGATGAAACAATCATATACAAAAGCCctttcttgagaaattaaattaaattaatcgcTTCGGGTAATGCGATGACATTGTAGCTTTATGTagtttcaattttccacccatccAATGCAGAGATTCATCAATAATTTCCCATTTATACTTTTTCCCGGGCAGTTTTACTGATTCTCGTATCGCAACGAGCGGAAGTTCAGGTGATTCTTCTCTTTGGAACTGAAAGTATGCGCCAAGCTCTCGAGGAGGAGCTAATGCGACAACGTGGCAATGGACCAACGTACCTTGAACTTCTCGTTGTTGTCTATGTGCTGGGATTCATTTGGGAGGAGACACAGGAAATCTTTGCTGAGGGTATTCAGAGCTACCTGCGGAATatgtggaattttattgacttCATGCGGAACTTCCTGTATTGTCTCGTCGCATGCCTCAGGGTATTTGCATACATTCAGCAATATAGTGAGATTAGTCGTGATCCCAGTACGGCCTACATTGCGCGTGAGCATTGGGATGATTTTGATCCTCAACTCATTGCTGAAGGGCTCTTTGCGGCTGCAAATATCTTCTCAGCCCTGAAGCTTGTTCATTTGTTCTCCATCAATCCACACCTGGGTCCTCTTCAAATCTCTCTGGGCAGAATGGTTATTGATATTGTTAAGTTCTTCTTCATCTACTCCCTCGTTCTCTTTGCCTTTGCATGCGGTCTCAATCAGTTACTGTGGTACTTTGCGGATCTCGAAAAGAAGAAGTGCTACTCCCTTCCTGGAGGATTACCGGACTGGAATGCCCATTCTGACGCATGCATGCGATGGCGGAGATTTGGAAAGTAAGTGGCagattttcttctcctttctCCTTCTTTTAAACAAGCAGACAGACTTTTTagatttaagaaattctttaagaaataattttcgtGTTAATTgtggaaaacatttaaattaaatttttaataatttagtacagtcgtgatcgtgcagtaggaccgtcgtcaaaaaaacttctccgcggtaaaacggcttcaaaatgaggaattttgccttcgtagtaggacaattggtatcctacctttccaactGCGAAGgcgaaattcctcattctgcagccgttttaccgcggagaactttttttgacgacggtcctactgcacgatcacgactgtatttaatttttttcttcaaattcatgAATATTGCTTTAGCTCAACAACTTATTAATCTTTGGATTACTcaaatttgtattaatttctattaaagggggtctcttttgagagttggtgaaattaaatattttaatttttcttggggtttctcgtaaattttggtttttaagtgttggccacatttaaagacttattattgtaGAGTAAGAatatcactttccgccatcatAGAttcgacgccatcttgagattttcctcaaaacac from Lutzomyia longipalpis isolate SR_M1_2022 chromosome 4, ASM2433408v1 encodes:
- the LOC129796036 gene encoding transient-receptor-potential-like protein, which produces MGNDRKDSDSVSVDVEVPPSPVPGIGNLSEFALALDLPKPLTIDEKKFLLAVERGDLANVRRMLQKAARKHHFNINCMDSLGRGALTLAIDGENLEMVELLVIMGVETRDALLQAINAEFVEAVELLLEHEELIHKEGELYSWQKVDINTAMFTPDITPLTLAAHRNNYEILKILLDRGATIPTPHDVKCGCEECIRQSSEDSLRYSLSRVNEYRALSSPSLMALSSPDPLLTAFKLSWELRNLALAEQECKSDYVELRRQCQQFAVDLLDQSRSSQELAIILNHDPESPPYMDGDTMKLARLELAIDYKQKKFVAHPNIQQLLAALWYEGVPGFRRKSAMQKMMICVRVAVLFPFYCTLYMVAPTCSTAELMRKPFMKFLIHASSYLFFLFLLILVSQRAEVQVILLFGTESMRQALEEELMRQRGNGPTYLELLVVVYVLGFIWEETQEIFAEGIQSYLRNMWNFIDFMRNFLYCLVACLRVFAYIQQYSEISRDPSTAYIAREHWDDFDPQLIAEGLFAAANIFSALKLVHLFSINPHLGPLQISLGRMVIDIVKFFFIYSLVLFAFACGLNQLLWYFADLEKKKCYSLPGGLPDWNAHSDACMRWRRFGNLFESSQSLFWASFGMVDLETFELTGIKSYTRFWGLLMFGSYSVINVIVLLNLLIAMMSNSYAMIDEHSDTEWKFARTKLWMSYFEDSSTLPPPFNIFPTTKLLMRLLGCSKKKKKPIERKSTIRRKEEKEREHRYTTVIRALVWRYVSAMHRKCEEDMVTEDDINEVKMEISAMRYELIEVLGRNGMDVSIVERKEKTVLAKRMKVWERRLMKDFQVAPVGPEAEDEIPEPVVETGLAKFRRVAQQVAHASTAHKWGQVIHEVGIQSNSQIGRCRKRESFKNQQNLLRAMEEARKLVERSPHHRSGSVSPIELVDPTANSLMELLKNIKEEIDDTSPMNTLTPAALSRAMSPAQLLPGTSKGGKLPKSSPQIPAAKTPKEVPKQPPTKSSTEVTSPPSKSTSTPRSVASPPPSVASPPSVASPPPSVTSPPSVSSPPTTSPPPEILITCPENRVRSPEETLTDESSNPYKVIKRKAPTAGDIAVSRPLAAKPTPGQGMIPPPPSKIEPVPPRGGTPPKQVSPSKQPPPVIQEPSSTARRSSVPTIPKEIPNLGSLPVDPGISGSREKLVPEKCHGEPSKDANKAASSPPPSIRSVKPTRKQPKDGWL